The sequence TCCATTCCACCCAGGTCATCGCCCATATCCGCAAAGCCACCCGGGGCCGGGTAGCGCTGGAAAACACCCACCCGTTCCAGCGGGAACTGTGGGGACGCTACTGGGTGTTCGCCCATAACGGCACCCTGGAAGACTATGCGCCGGAGCTGTCGCCCCTGTACCAACCGGTGGGCGACACCGACAGCGAGCGGGCCTTCTGCCACCTCCTGGAGGGCCTGCGGCGCGCTTTCCCGGACGGACCCAAGGAGGAGGGGGCGCTGGCATCCACCCTCCGCCGCCTGACGGCGGACATCGCCCGCCACGGGGTGTTCAACTACCTGCTGGGCAACGGCACGACCCTGTACGCCCACTGCTCCACCGATCTCCACTTCGTGACCCGTCAGGCGCCCTTCGGCCATGCCCACCTGGTGGACGAGGACCTCACCGTGGACTTCAGCCGGCTGACCCGGCCCGACGACCGGGTGACGGTGATCGCCACCCAGCCGCTCACCGACAACGAGGCATGGACCCGCCTGGCGGCCGGGCAGCTGGTCGCGTTCCGGGGTGGGGAGGCGGTCGCCGATCTCTAGCACCTAACCGGGTCGTCTGAGAGCCACCCTCCCCGTGGCAGCCTTTGCCGATCCCACTCAGGTTCTGTCCCTGGCCGGGGCGTCGCTGGTGCTGGCCGCCTACGTGGCCAATCTGTTTCGCCGCTTAGACAGTGAGCGCGCTCCCTACGCGGCCCTCAACGCCCTGGGATCGGCGCTCCTGAGCTATACCGCCCTGGTGGAGGCGTCCCCGTGGGGGATCGTGCTGATCGAGGTGGCCTGGACCGCGATCAGCCTGGTCGCCCTCGGGCGGGCCCTGAGCCAGCGGCGGACCCGCCGGGACCAGGGCTAACCGGAAGCCCACTCCCACCCCAGCCTGAGGATTCCTCCCAGCGCAACTTCACCAGCGGCAAGCGCAACGACCGCGCCACAGGCCGCGGCCCGTGACCGATGCGGGCGAAGAAGACCGCCCGCGGCGCCTGCTCGGGACCGATCAGGGCGGCCCACTCGGCGGCCACCCGCTCGGCGGTCCGGAGCGCTGACTCCAGCTCGGTGAAACGTCGCCCCTCGCGCACATAGCGGGCGAAGATCAGTGGCGTCATTTCCGGCTGCACCTGCAACCCCAGCAGCGTCGCCGTCAGCCATACCCGCTGCAGGGCGCGGCCGGCCCCCAGGTAATCGTCCGCCGTCCGGGGCATGGCCTCCGCCAACAGGGCGAAATGGGCGGCGCAGAATAGGCCGGGGAGCCAGTCCAGCTGGAGCCTGGGCAGCACCGTGCCACCCAGATAGGTGCCCACGAACCGGGCCCGCCCCCAGCTGCCCAAGGTCCAGCGCATCAGGGCGGTGGTCAGTGGGTCCAAGCCGATGGCCTGGTCCGGGATCCGGTCCTCGCTGAAACGGCTGTGCCACTGGATGACGGCGCGGTGCACCGGAAATGCCTCCGGAATAGTGAAGCGGATCTTGGCATTGCGGAACAGCAGATTGGCCACCCGCAGGCGCTCCCGCTCCAGCCAGACGATGCCGTAGCCGGGCCCCGCGGCCTCCTCCAGGCGCCGCTTGTGCTCGGGCGACAGCGGGGTACGGGATAGCGGACGGCGCTGGGTGGTGCGCAGGGTGAGGCAGGGAAACAGCGGGCTCAGGGGCGCCCCGGGGTCCGGGAGCAACTCCACATCCAGGCGCGGGGCGGTCTCCGGGCTGTCCGGGCGGCGCCGGCATTCGGCCCGGAAGCCGAACTCCCGGGCGGCGATGGTGATGTTTTCCAGCAAGGCGCCGAGGGCTAGGAGCCCCGAGCGACCGTCGAGGTCATACACGCCGTCCTGGACCCCGGGCCGGCCGTGCACCACACAGCGCCGCTCGTCTAGCAGCTGGAACCGCCAGGGCTGGGCGTTGTCGCCGCTGGGCGCCCAGCGGGCCAGATCCAACACCTGGGCCATGGGGGTTTCCGGGGCACTCCCGGCGCGCTCCTTAAGCCCCAAGAACTGCCGGCGGGCCTCCGCCAGGGCCCGCCGCTGCCAGGGATTGCGGTGGCCCCCCGGGCGCCAGGTATGGGCCAACCGATTACCGAAGGCGTCGAACTGGAAGCCGTGGGGCGCCGGCCAAACCTTGCCCCGGCGCAGCAGCAACTTCAGCACCTCGCTGGCGGCGATCCCGGCGCACAGCTCGCAGGCCATGGCGGTGGAGGGACCCCGGCGGTGCCGGAGGTCGATGCGGCCGGGTTCGACCAGGTAGCGCTGGTGCAAACGCCCGGGCGCCAACCCCACCAAGAATCGGAGGCTCTGCTCCTCCTCCGGGCAGCCGGCCAGGCCGAAATACTCGTCGAAGCTCATGCCCTCCGGCAGGAATACCAGCAGCGCCGCCCCCATCCCCAGGGGCGCCACGGTCACCGCCGGGATGCCCCGTTCTCGGCAGGCGGCGAACACCGCGCGGCGCGCCGTATGGGCGAAGAAGTCCAGCCCGTCGACGTAGACGTCCACCCCGTCGAGGAATCTCCCCAGGTTGTCGGCGGTCACCCCGTCCGGGAACTTGACCAGGGACAGTTCGGGGTTGATGGCCCCGGCCATCTCGGCCAGCACTTCCACCTTCGGCCGACCGAGGCTGGCCAGGGAGGCGCCGACCTGGCGGTTGAAATTGGCCAAATCGAAGACATCGAAATCGGCGATGTGAAACGCCCCGATGCCCAGTCGGGCCAGGGTCAGCAGGTGGCTGCCTCCCACCCCGCCCAAGCCGCCGATGGCGACCCGGCGGCGGCGCAGCACCGCCTGTTCGGCCACCGTGACCCAGCCGATGTTGCGGGCAAAGGCGGTCCAATAAGCGAACCCATGGTTCATGTCGGCCTGCTCCTCCCGTTGCTCTCCCACGTCCCAGCCACCCGCCAAAAATTCTCGGCGGCTTCTACACTTAAAACGATGACAACGGGCCCCGGGGAAGACCCCGGCGGCGCCCTGGCCTGCGCCCGAAGCTCGCGAATTTATAAGCGATACACCGCAACGACACAAACGCCCCACCCCGCCCGCGGGTCTCCCCCGGCGGGAGCTGCCCCGGCAACCCGCCTTGACCGTCGCCATGAACACGCCGGAACCGTTCCTACCCGACTTTTGCTCCCTACCGGCCGCTTTCTTCGTGGTCATGGGGAGCCTGGCCCTGGCCTTCGTGCTGACCTTGGCCGATGCTTCCACGACCGGCGCTTTCTGGCCCGCGCTCGGCCTGCGGGGTTTTTTCATCGTCTGGATCGCCCTGCCCAGCGCCGCCCTGCTGTGCGCCTTGCGCCGCCCCCTGGCCCGGCTCGACCCGGCGCGGGCCGGGCTCGCCGCCTTCGGGGTAGTGGAGGCCATGACCCTGCTGGTCGCCACCCTCGCCCAGCGGGGCCTCCCGGAGCTGGGCTATCCACCGCCGCTGGCGGGCCCGGCGCTGCCGCGTATCCTGGCCATCAGCGGCTTGGTGACGGCGGCCTGGCTCCGCTATCACTACCTGCAGCTGCGCTGGCAGCGGCAGGCGCGGGCGGAAACCCTGGCCCGGCTCGAGGCCCTCCAGGCGCGCATGCATCCCCACTTCCTGTTCAATAGCCTGGAGGCCATCGCCGGCTTGATCGGCAAGGATCCGGTGGCGGCCGAACGATTGCTGCTGGATCTTGCCGATGTGTATCGCGCCATTCTCCGGCGCAACGCCCAACCGGTGCCGTTGCCGGAGGAACTGGCCTTGACCCGCCAGTATCTGCGCCTCGAGCAGCAACGCCTAGGATCCCGTCTGACCGTGCGCTGGGCTTTGAAGCACGTGCCGGCGGACGCCCTGATTCCCCCGTTGAGCCTGCAACCCTTGGTGGAGAATGCCATCCGCCATGGGGTCGAGCCGTCCGCCGCCGGTGGTCGGGTGGACATCGGCTGCCGGCTGGGCCGGGAGGGCTTGGTGGTGGTGGTCCGCAACACTCTGCCCGCCAGCGGCGCGGCCCGGCCGCTCCGGCGCGGTGCCCGCGAAGCCCTGGCCAACCTGCGGGCCCGGCTGGAGGCGCGCTTCCCCGGCCAGGCCCGCTTGACCACCGGGCTGTGCGCCGACAGCTACGAAGCCCGGTTGATCCTCCCCTATCCCACCCGGCGCCATGAGAGTGCTGATCGCTGACGACGAGGCCGCGGCCCGCCGCCGGCTACGGGAGCTCCTGGAGCGGATCGACCCGACCCTAGAGATCTCCGGCGAGGCCGCAGACGGCGGCGAAGCCCTGCGCTTGATCGCTGCCACCGCACCCGACCTGGTGCTGCTGGACATCCGGATGCCCGGCCTCGACGGCCTGGAAGCGGCGCGCCAAGTCGCACGCTTGGCGGAACCACCGGCGGTGATCTTCGTCACCGCCTACGACGACTATGCCCTGGACGCCTTTGAAGCCAGCGCCGTCGACTATCTGCTCAAGCCGGTGCGGGAGCAACGCCTGGCCGCCGCCTTGGGCAAGGCACGGCGCTTCACCCCGACCGCCTGGCGGGCCCTGGAGGCGGCCCTGCCCAAGGACCAGCGCCCGCTCCGCCACTACCTGTGCAGCCAAGGCTCCGGCGGGCTGAGCCTGATTCCGCTGGCTTCGGTGCTGTACTTCCGGGCCGAGAGCAAGTACACCACGGTGCGCACCCGGGACGGCGAGTTCCTGATCGAGGATTCGCTCCAGACCTTGGAGCAAGAATTCGGGGACCGCTTCGTCAGGATCCACCGCAAGGCCCTGGTGGCAGTGGACAGCATCGCCGGCCTGCGAAAGTCCGTGAGCGGGGTGGAACTTCGCCTGTCGGGGGTACCCGAGGCGCTGCCGGTCAGCCGCCGCCATCTGCCCAGCGTCCGGGCCCGCCTGCGGCAATTGGCCGAAACGCGCGGCTAGGGCCGATCTGCTACAATGGATCCATTTTACTTCCGACGCCCCATCCGTGCCCGATCCCATCCGCATCGCCACTCGCAAAAGCCCGCTGGCCCTCTGGCAGGCGGAGCACGTCGCGACCCGCCTGCGCGCCGCCCATCCCGGCATCGCCGTGGAGCTGGTGAAAATGACCACCCGCGGCGATCGGATCCTCGACGCCCCCCTCGCCAAGGTGGGCGGTAAGGGCCTGTTCGTGAAGGAACTGGAGCAGGGGCTCCTGGAGGGGGCCGCCGACCTGGCGGTGCACTCCATGAAGGACCTGCCCGCCCAGCTGCCGGCCGGGCTGCACCTGGCCGCCATCCTGCGCCGTGAGGATCCCCGCGACGCCTTCATCTCGACGCGTTACCGCGCCCTCGCCGAACTGCCGCCCGGGGCCCGGGTCGGCACCTCCAGCCTGCGCCGCCAGTGCCAGCTGAAAGCCCTGTTCCCGCGCCTGGAAACCGTCAACCTGCGCGGCAACGTGGACACGCGCCTGGAACGGCTCGACGCCGGCGGCTACGACGCCGTGATCCTGGCCGTGGCCGGCTTGAAGCGCCTGGGCCTGGAGCGGCGCATCACCGCGATCCTGCCGCCGGAGCTCAGCCTGCCCGCAGTGGGCCAGGGCGCCATCGGCATCGAGTGCCGCCGCGACGACCCCTGGATCAACCGCTTGGCGGGCGCGCTGCACGACCCTGCGACGGCGCTCTGCGTCGGCGCCGAGCGGGCCTTCAACGAGCGGCTCGGGGGCGGCTGCCAGGTGCCTGTGGCGGGCTATGCCGAATGGGCCGGGGATCGCCTCCGGCTGCGCGGCCTGGTCGCCAGCCCCGATGGCAGTCGGGTGCTACGCGGCGCGCTGGAAGGGGCGCCCGGAGAAGCCCGCGCCCTGGGCGTGGCCCTCGCCGAGCAGCTGTTGGCCCAGGGCGCCGAGCGCATCCTCGCCGAACTGCACGGGTGAACCATGGCGGACGCGGCGGATCGTTCCCTCGCCGGCATCTCGGTGCTGGTCACCCGCCCGGCGGAACAGGCCGATGGCCTCTGCGCCCTGATCGAGGCGGCCGGGGGTCGGGCACGGCGGCTGCCGCTCCTGGCCATCGCGCCGACCGGCAACGCCGCCGCCCAGGCCGCCCTGAGCCAGCCAGAACAGTGGGACTGGGTCATTTTCCTCAGCGCTAACGCGGTCCGCTGGGCGCCCGCCATCGACCGCTGGCCCCGCCGGCCACGCCCGCGCCTCGCGGCGATCGGCGCGGCCACGGCAGCGGCGCTGCGGGCAGCGGGGCTGCCGGTAGACCTGATCCCGGAACCGCAGTTTAATACCGAGTCGCTCCTGGCGAACCCGGCCCTGCGCCAGGTGGCGGGGGCCCGGATCCTGATCGTGCGCGGCGTGGGAGGGCGCGAGCTGCTCGCCGAGGTGCTCGGGCAGCGCGGCGCGGAGATCGCCTACGCCGAGGTATACCGGCGGATTCGCCCCACCGTGGACGCCGCCGCCCTGATCGAGCTGTGGCGGGGCGGCGGGGTCGACGCAGTGGTGGCGACCAGCGGCGAGACTTTGCAGCATCTCATGGAACTTTTGGGCCCCGTGGGAGCCGAATTCGCCGATCGGACGCCGCTGGTGGTCATCGGCACCCGTCTCGCGGAACTGGCCCGCCGGCACGGGTGGCGCCGAGTTCTGGTGGCGGAACCGGCCAGCGACCGTGGCATCGCCGACGCGCTCCGTCACTGCCGGCGCCCGCCGCCCGGCGGCCTGCCCCCAGCCAGCGAATCGACCTAGAACCTACATACACCCACGGGGAACCTCCATTGGTTGACGAGAAAGACCACATGCCGGCCACCGGACAACCCGCCGTGCCGGCAGACACCGTCGAGACTCCGACCGTCGCACCGCCCCCCCCAACGAGTCCCAGGCCCCGCAGCAGCGCCTGGGTCGGCTATTTGGTTCTGCTCGTGGTACTGCCTTTGCTGGTGTTCGGCGGCTGGTACCTGCTCCGCCAATTGCGCTCCGGGCAGGAGGGCCTGGACAGCCAAGCGAACCGCAAGGATCAACAGCTCCTGGAAGTCACCCGGCAACTGAGCTCGCTGCAGGCAGAACTGGCCAGCCTGCATTCCCAGGTGGCCGCGCTCCAATCCCAGATCGCCACCCAAGACGCCAAGGTGGAACGGGCCCTCGGCGACCAGCGGGATCAGCTCAATGAACGGCTCAATCTGGCCCGGACCGAATTCTCCGGCCAGGTACAGCACATCCAGCGCCAGCTCAACAAGAGCCGCGGCGACCTCATGGTGGCTGACGCCGAGTACCTGCTGAGCATCGCCAACCAGAAGCTGCACCTGGTGGGCGACGTCAAATCGGTGCTGGCCGCCATGGAGGCAGCGGATCAGCGCCTGCACGACAGCGGCGACCCGGCGGTGTTCAAGGTCCGCGAGGCCCTGGCGGAAGAGATCGACCGGCTCAAGAAACTGGACGCGCCGGACGTGGTGGGTATGTCCGCCAAGCTGTTGGCCCTGGAAAACAAGGCCAAAACCCTGCCCCTGCGGCTCCCCGCAGCGGCCAGCGCCAAGCAGCGGGCCCAAGAGTCCGAGGCCGAGCGCTCCGAGCAAGAGCGGCAGGAGGAAGGCAAAAGCGCCCTGGACGCCGCTTTGGAGGACATCAAGGAGCTGGTCACGGTACGCCACACCGACCGCCCAGTGGCGGAAATCCTCACCCCGGAGCAGGCCGAAGCCCTGCGCCAGGTCTTGCTGCTCAAACTGGAGGCGGCCCGCGCCGCCCTGCTACGGAGCGACGAGGCCCTGTACCGAGCCAGCCTCACCTCCGCCCTCGACTGGCTCAAGGAACATTTCGACCCCGAAGCGCCGCAATCCCGGGACCTGGCGAGCGAGCTGGAGGCGCTGCTCGCCCACGACATCAGCATCCCTTTCCCGGACATCAGCCAGTCCCTGAGCCTATTGCGCAACATCGAACGGTTACGGCTGGAAGCGGAGGAAAAGGGGGCCCACGGGGAGGCGCAGCGCCCCGCCCCGCCGAGCGCACCCGCTCCGGGCTCGGCCGGGCCGGCATCCGGAGCACAACCGTGAGAAGAAGGATCGTCTTTTCGCTGGCCGCCGTGTTTTTGGTGCTGGGGCTGGTGGCGTTCGGCTATCGCCACCTGGCCACCCACGGCAACGCTGGCTACGTGATCATCGGGCTGGACCGTTGGGTGCTGGAAACCTCCCTGTACGTGATGGTAGTGGCCCTAGTGCTGGCCTTCCTGCTGTTTTATCTGATGGTCCGCGCCTTGCTCCACGCCTGGCGCCTACCCAAAGCCATCAAGCGGCGGGACCTGGAGCGGCGCAGCCGGCGCTCCCAGGAGGCCCTGGTCGCCGGCCTCCTGGAAACGGCGGAGGGCAACTGGGAAAAGGCAGAAAGAAACCTCATCCGCCACGCCGCCGACAGCGGCACCCCGCTCATCAACTACCTGACGGCGGCGCGGGCCGCCCACTCCCGCGGCGCCCATGCCCAGCGCGACCAATATCTCGAGTTGGCCCGACAAAGCACGCCCAAGGCCGAACTGGCGGTGGAACTGACCCGCGCCGAACTGCAGCTGTCCACCCGGCAATTCCAGGAGGCCCTGGAGTCCTTGACCCGCTTGCAGCGCATCGCCCCGGGACACGCCGCGGTGCTGCGCCTCCTGCACCGCGTCTATGCCCAGATGGAGGACTGGGAGGCCTTACAGCGCTTGCTTCCTGCCCTACACAAACACAAGGTGTTGATGGAAGCCGAACTCAAGCTGCTGGAAACCGAGACCTACAGCGCCCTCCTCAAGCAAAAGGCGCAAACCCGCGATGTCACCGCCCTGCGGGAACTGTGGAGCCGCATTCCGCCCCACATCCGGGAGCTCACCAAAGTCGCGGCCCTGTACTTCGCGGCCATGATCGAGGCCGGCGCCGGTGCCGAAATCGAGGAAGCCCTGCGCTTGGCCCTGGGTAAGGACTGGAACGAAACGCTGTTGGTGCTGTACGGCTGCATCGAATTGGCGGATACGGAAAGGCAGTTGCATCACGCGGAGAACTGGCTGGCGGTCCATGCCCAGGATGCGGTGCTGTTACGGGTGCTGGCCAAGCTCGCCCTGCGCATCGGGCATACCGCCAAGGCCCAGGACTATCTACAGCGCAGCCTCGCTGCCGAACCCAGCGTGGAAGCCTATCAACTCCTAGGCGATCTCCTGTTCGCCCGGAAGGACTTCGCCGCGGCCAGCGAGTTCTACCGCAAGGGTCTGATGCTCGCCTCGAGCGAAGTGGTCCACCAGATCGAGCGCCATCCCGAGGACCAACCGGCCCCGGCGCCGGTTACGGGGGCCTTGGCCGCGAGCGTGTGAGCGCGTCCGCCCTCCTCTGGCAGCCGTGGCCGACACCGCTGTCCGGTTCGACGGGGTCTCGAAGAAATTTCGCCGCACCCTGTCCGCCGGTGTCCTTTACGGCCTCGAAGATCTTGCCCGCGCCCTGCTCCGCCAACCCGCGCGGGAATCCCTGCGGCGGGACGAATTTTGGGCTGTGCGGGACATCTCCTTCGCCGCCCGGCGCGGCGAATGCATCGGCATCCTCGGCCCCAATGGCGCCGGGAAAAGCACGCTGCTCAAGCTGGCCGACCGGGAGTATCGCCCGGACCGGGGGCGGGTGGTCACCACCGGCCAGGTCAAATCCCTGATCCGCCTCGGCAGCGGCCTACAGCCCTTGCTGACCGGCCGGGAGAACATCTACGCGAAGTGCGCCGAGCTGGGGATCGGCCAGCGCGAGGCCCGGCGCCGGCTGGACGACATCGTCAGCTTCGGCGGTCTGGAAAAGGTCCTCGACACCCCAGTCAAGCGCTATTCCGACGGCCTTTACGCCCGCCTGGAATTCGCCATCGTGACCGCGGTTCCCTTGGATATTCTCCTCCTCGACGAGGTCCTGGCGGTGTGCGACCTGGCCTTCCAGGTGCGCTGCCTGGAACGGCTGCAACAACTGAAGCGGGCCGGGACCACGATTCTGTTCGTCTCCCATTCCGAGCCCAACATCCGTCACGTGGCCGATCGCTGCCTGTTGTTGTTCGAGGGCCAGGCCCTCGCTTACGGCGAACCCCCGGCCCTGTTCCGCAAGTACTACCAAGCGCTGGGATTCCGCGACCCGGGCTGGGAGGCGTGGGCCGCGCCAGCGACCGCACCGGCGGAAGCCGCCGCTTGGCTTACGGACCTGGAAGTGGCCGGAACGCCTCCGGGAGAACTGCCGCGGGGCCACACCGGCCAACCCTTGGAGCTGATCGCCCGCTATGCAACCACAACCGGCGAGCTTCCGCCGGTTAGTCTGGCGCTGGAATTCTGGAACGCGGCGGGGCTCCAGGTGGCCTCCCTCGATTCCGGCAGTACCCCGTTGCGGCTGGCGCCGGTGGGAAGGTTGCGGGTAAGGATTCCGTTTCTGGGGCTTACCGCCGGCGTGTACCGGGTCGCCGGTGGGTTTCGGCAGGGCGGACAGTGGCTCGGCTACCGGGACCCGCTGCTCCGGCTCGGGGTGGTGCAAGACCGGTGCGCGTCCCAGGCGCCGCTAGTCCTGCCGGCGGAAGTCGTCCAGGCAGACTGACTCCGCTCACAGCGCAAAGCGGAGCTTCTGGGGCAGTTCAATTTCCATAGCGATGGGCAGGTGGTCGGAGCAGGCGAAATCCAGCACCTGAACCTTCCGCACCTTCAGCTCCGGCGTCACCAGGATGTGGTCCAGCATCCGGTGCGGCCGCCAACTGGGGAAGGTCTTGATCTCGCAGGCCGGATCGCACAACCGGGTGTTGCGGACCAAGAGCTTCAACTCGGGCGAATGGGGCTCGCAATTGAGATCCCCCATCAGCACCACGTAAGGCAGATCATGGATCAGGTCACTGATGAAGCCCAGCTGACGGAGGCGGGACCGGCGCCCTAGGGCCAGATGCAGCACGCACAGGTAGAGCGCCTCCTCTCCGAGCCGCCCGAAGCGCGCCAACAGCGCGCCCCGCCCCGGCAACCCGGGCAATTTGTAGTCGTGGATCGAGTCGGGCTTGATCCGGCTCAGCAGGCCGTTACTATGCAGGGCCAGATTGCCGATGCGCCGGTTGACCTGGTTGTGCCAGTGGGCGAAGCCCGCCTGCTCGGCTAGGTATTGGGTTTGCACGATGTGGTGGCTGCGGGCGCCACCGCCGTCCACTTCCTGCAGACCAACGATGTCGAAAGGCCGGAGCAGGTGGGCGATCCGGTCGAGGTTGAGCAGGCGTTTTTCCGACGGCCACAGATGGCGCCAACTCCCGGTGATGTAATCGCGAAAGCAGGTGGTGCTGATGCCGGTTTGGATGTTGAAGCTGGCCAACTTGAGATGCCGTCTCCCCGGCGTCGGCTTGGGCGCCGGAATCTCGGACGGGGTCTGACGGGTGACGGCCTCTCCGGAGGGCATGGTCAGCCCCGCCTCGGCACCGGCGCCGCGCGCGCCGGTGGTGGGCGCCTGCGTGGCTGGAGCATTGCCATAGGAAGCGGCATGTTCCATCAATGGCGCGACGAAGTGACCCCGGAGTCGCGCTTGGTCGGAATCCCGAGGGCGGTCGCTTCCTTGTCGATCAAGGCATTGGTGATCTCAATCATGCGCGGGAACGATCCGGCCTTGCCGGGACTGACCAGATACTTGCCGTTCACCACAATGCTCGGGGTACCGCTGACCCCGTAGCGAGCCGCCATTCCCTCGGCCTGCCGTACCTTGGTGTCTACGGCGAAGGACTTATAGGCCTTGCGGAACTCCGCTTCGGGCACCCCGTGGTCGGCGAAAAACTTGGCCAAATCCGCCTCCGAGGCCAGGGTCTGCCGCCGGTTTTGGATGGCGTCGTAGAAATCGGCATGGACCTTGTCAAGCACCCCGAGGGCTTCCGCGGTGAAGAAGGCCCGGGCATGGGTACCCCACAGCTCATTGAAAATCGCCGGCTGACGGACAAACGCCACGTAGGCGGGTTTCTTCTTGAGCCAGGCGTTCAGGTCGGGCTCGAAGTGATAACAATGGGGGCAGCCGTACCAAAAGAATTCCATGACCTCGACCTTGCCCGGGTCGACGGTCGGTTGGGGCGGTGTTACCAGGTCATAATCCACTCCCTGTTTGAGCTCTACCGGCTGGGTTTCGGCCCAGGCCGAGGAGCCCAGCACCCAGAGACCGGTCACCAAAGCCCATAGCATTTTCATGAATTCCGCCTCGCCTCAGGATTGAAAAAGTGGTATCTGCACCTCAAGGCACCCGCCCACCCATCCGCCGGAATTTTAAACCGAAAACGGCGCAGGCGCCTCGGGTGGTCTTTTATTCCAGCGTGGAAAGGTAATCCGCCACCGCTCGAATCTCCTCCTCGCTCATCTTGCCGGCAATGGCACGCATCATGCCGTTGGCGTCGTTGCCCCGGGCCCCGGATTTGAAATCCCGCAAGGTCTTTTCGATGTAGGCGGCATATTGACCGTTGACCTGGGGAAAGACCGCGAGCGGATTACCGTTGCCCCCGGGGTTGTGGCAGCCGGTGCAGGCCGGCACCCCGGTCGCCGGATTGCCGGTTCGGTAGAGAGCCTCACCGGCGCTGTTACTAGGACCCTTCTCGATGCGGATCTTCTGCCGGGAGTAATAGGCCGCGAGATCCTCGATATCGGCGTCCGTCAAGGGTTCGGAAAGGGCACTCATGGTGGGTTCCGGGCGCCGCTGGGTCTTAAAGTCATGCAGTTGCTTGGCGAGATAGCTGGCATGTTGGCCGGCGATCTTGGGAAAAA is a genomic window of Candidatus Methylocalor cossyra containing:
- a CDS encoding heme biosynthesis HemY N-terminal domain-containing protein gives rise to the protein MRRRIVFSLAAVFLVLGLVAFGYRHLATHGNAGYVIIGLDRWVLETSLYVMVVALVLAFLLFYLMVRALLHAWRLPKAIKRRDLERRSRRSQEALVAGLLETAEGNWEKAERNLIRHAADSGTPLINYLTAARAAHSRGAHAQRDQYLELARQSTPKAELAVELTRAELQLSTRQFQEALESLTRLQRIAPGHAAVLRLLHRVYAQMEDWEALQRLLPALHKHKVLMEAELKLLETETYSALLKQKAQTRDVTALRELWSRIPPHIRELTKVAALYFAAMIEAGAGAEIEEALRLALGKDWNETLLVLYGCIELADTERQLHHAENWLAVHAQDAVLLRVLAKLALRIGHTAKAQDYLQRSLAAEPSVEAYQLLGDLLFARKDFAAASEFYRKGLMLASSEVVHQIERHPEDQPAPAPVTGALAASV
- a CDS encoding ABC transporter ATP-binding protein, which encodes MADTAVRFDGVSKKFRRTLSAGVLYGLEDLARALLRQPARESLRRDEFWAVRDISFAARRGECIGILGPNGAGKSTLLKLADREYRPDRGRVVTTGQVKSLIRLGSGLQPLLTGRENIYAKCAELGIGQREARRRLDDIVSFGGLEKVLDTPVKRYSDGLYARLEFAIVTAVPLDILLLDEVLAVCDLAFQVRCLERLQQLKRAGTTILFVSHSEPNIRHVADRCLLLFEGQALAYGEPPALFRKYYQALGFRDPGWEAWAAPATAPAEAAAWLTDLEVAGTPPGELPRGHTGQPLELIARYATTTGELPPVSLALEFWNAAGLQVASLDSGSTPLRLAPVGRLRVRIPFLGLTAGVYRVAGGFRQGGQWLGYRDPLLRLGVVQDRCASQAPLVLPAEVVQAD
- a CDS encoding endonuclease/exonuclease/phosphatase family protein — encoded protein: MEHAASYGNAPATQAPTTGARGAGAEAGLTMPSGEAVTRQTPSEIPAPKPTPGRRHLKLASFNIQTGISTTCFRDYITGSWRHLWPSEKRLLNLDRIAHLLRPFDIVGLQEVDGGGARSHHIVQTQYLAEQAGFAHWHNQVNRRIGNLALHSNGLLSRIKPDSIHDYKLPGLPGRGALLARFGRLGEEALYLCVLHLALGRRSRLRQLGFISDLIHDLPYVVLMGDLNCEPHSPELKLLVRNTRLCDPACEIKTFPSWRPHRMLDHILVTPELKVRKVQVLDFACSDHLPIAMEIELPQKLRFAL
- a CDS encoding thiol:disulfide interchange protein DsbA/DsbL is translated as MKMLWALVTGLWVLGSSAWAETQPVELKQGVDYDLVTPPQPTVDPGKVEVMEFFWYGCPHCYHFEPDLNAWLKKKPAYVAFVRQPAIFNELWGTHARAFFTAEALGVLDKVHADFYDAIQNRRQTLASEADLAKFFADHGVPEAEFRKAYKSFAVDTKVRQAEGMAARYGVSGTPSIVVNGKYLVSPGKAGSFPRMIEITNALIDKEATALGIPTKRDSGVTSSRH
- a CDS encoding c-type cytochrome, whose protein sequence is MEKMGLWVGLVLLGGASTAFAQGNPSAGKEKAQVCGACHGEDGNSSAPIFPKIAGQHASYLAKQLHDFKTQRRPEPTMSALSEPLTDADIEDLAAYYSRQKIRIEKGPSNSAGEALYRTGNPATGVPACTGCHNPGGNGNPLAVFPQVNGQYAAYIEKTLRDFKSGARGNDANGMMRAIAGKMSEEEIRAVADYLSTLE